In a genomic window of Streptomyces roseoviridis:
- a CDS encoding ribonucleotide-diphosphate reductase subunit beta codes for MTVEKNLLDPGFELTLRPMRYPDFYERYRDAIKNTWTVEEVDLHSDVADLAKLTPGEQHMIGRLVAFFATGDSIVANNLVLTLYKHINSPEARLYLSRQLFEEAVHVQFYLTLLDTYLPDPDDRAAAFAAVENIPSIREKAQFCFKWMDSVEKIDRLETRADRRRFLLNLICFAACIEGLFFYGAFAYVYWFRSRGLLHGLATGTNWVFRDETMHMNFAFEVVDTVRKEEPELFDAELEQQVTDMLKEAVEAELQFGRDLCGDGLPGMNTESMREYLQCVADQRLTRLGFAPVYGSENPFGFMELQGVQELTNFFERRPSAYQVAVEGSVDLDEDF; via the coding sequence ATGACCGTTGAGAAGAACCTGCTCGACCCGGGCTTCGAGCTGACCCTGCGTCCGATGCGCTACCCCGACTTCTACGAGCGCTACCGCGACGCCATCAAGAACACCTGGACCGTGGAGGAGGTCGACCTCCACTCCGACGTCGCCGACCTCGCCAAGCTCACGCCGGGCGAGCAGCACATGATCGGCCGTCTGGTCGCCTTCTTCGCGACCGGCGACTCGATCGTGGCGAACAACCTGGTGCTGACGCTCTACAAGCACATCAACTCCCCGGAGGCGCGGCTCTACCTGTCGCGCCAGCTCTTCGAGGAGGCCGTGCACGTCCAGTTCTACCTGACGCTGCTCGACACCTACCTGCCCGACCCGGACGACCGCGCCGCCGCGTTCGCCGCCGTCGAGAACATCCCCTCCATCCGCGAGAAGGCGCAGTTCTGCTTCAAGTGGATGGACTCGGTGGAGAAGATCGACCGCCTGGAGACGCGGGCCGACCGCCGGCGCTTCCTGCTCAACCTGATCTGCTTCGCCGCCTGCATCGAGGGCCTGTTCTTCTACGGCGCCTTCGCCTACGTGTACTGGTTCCGCTCCCGCGGTCTGCTGCACGGCCTGGCGACGGGGACGAACTGGGTCTTCCGGGACGAGACGATGCACATGAACTTCGCCTTCGAGGTCGTGGACACCGTCCGCAAGGAGGAGCCAGAGCTCTTCGACGCCGAACTCGAGCAGCAGGTCACCGACATGCTGAAGGAGGCCGTCGAGGCGGAGCTCCAGTTCGGCCGCGACCTGTGCGGCGACGGCCTGCCGGGCATGAACACCGAGTCGATGCGCGAGTACCTCCAGTGCGTCGCCGACCAGCGCCTGACCCGCCTGGGCTTCGCGCCGGTGTACGGCTCGGAGAACCCGTTCGGGTTCATGGAGCTCCAGGGCGTCCAGGAGCTGACCAACTTCTTCGAGCGCCGCCCTTCGGCGTACCAGGTGGCCGTGGAAGGTTCCGTCGACCTCGACGAGGACTTCTGA
- a CDS encoding DUF2809 domain-containing protein, with the protein MLTVAAGLGARSAAAGDWAVYAGDALYTVLVGALVVLVAPRLRPVPAAGAALALSWAVELFQLTGVPAALAAHSALVPLVLGTTFNAPDLLWYAVGAAVVWAVYGAARRLARRQGATAGH; encoded by the coding sequence GTGCTGACCGTCGCCGCGGGCCTGGGCGCCAGGTCCGCGGCGGCGGGCGACTGGGCGGTGTACGCCGGGGACGCGCTGTACACCGTGCTGGTCGGAGCCCTGGTGGTGCTGGTCGCGCCCCGGCTGCGGCCGGTGCCGGCGGCCGGTGCCGCCCTCGCACTGTCCTGGGCGGTGGAGCTGTTCCAGCTGACGGGCGTGCCGGCCGCGCTCGCGGCGCACAGCGCCCTCGTGCCCCTCGTCCTCGGGACCACGTTCAACGCCCCGGACCTCCTCTGGTACGCGGTCGGGGCGGCGGTCGTCTGGGCGGTGTACGGCGCTGCGCGGCGCCTCGCCCGGCGGCAGGGCGCCACGGCCGGGCACTGA